One Dioscorea cayenensis subsp. rotundata cultivar TDr96_F1 chromosome 17, TDr96_F1_v2_PseudoChromosome.rev07_lg8_w22 25.fasta, whole genome shotgun sequence DNA window includes the following coding sequences:
- the LOC120281156 gene encoding uncharacterized protein LOC120281156, with translation MDQFIDTGESEERTTEDINKEETEAYELDDDVNDDQAPKEEENNTGVTLNVDNRLKPSIEEPLSLELKISPDHLEKLNDNTMKDHFRLPLIDQILESWEKCHYMVPEGILLGHRISRKGIEVDKAKIAKPLTKLLPKDGSFDFDQACMSAFKTLKDKLVQAPIMIALDWDLPFELMYDASDFAVRAVLGQQKDKHFHPIYYSISSEDVYHYLRDVIFSDIVTQD, from the exons ATGGATCAATTTATAGATACAGGAGAATCAGAAGAAAGAACA ACAGAAGACATCAACAAGGAGGAAACTGAAGCTTATGAGTTAGATGATGATGTCAATGATGATCAAGCTCCTAAGGAAGAAGAGAACAACACCGGAGTCACATTGAACGTGGATAATCGACTCAAACCATCCATTGAGGAGCCATTAAGCCTAGAATTAAAGATATCACCGGATcacttgga GAAATTGAATGATAACACTATGAAGGACCACTTTCGGCTGCCATTAATAGACCAGATACTGGAAAG ttgggagaaatgccactacATGGTGCCAGAGGGTATCCTGTTGGGACATAGAATTTCAAGAAAAGGGATTGAGGTGGATAAGGCTAAA ATTGCTAAACCATTAACCAAACTATTACCGAAAGATGGGTCATTTGACTTCGACCAGGCCTGCATGTCAgcatttaaaacattaaaagataAACTAGTTCAAGCTCCGATCATGATTGCCCTGGATTGGGATTTGCCATTCGAGTTGATGTACGATGCAAGTGACTTTGCAGTTAGAGCAGTATTGGGTCAGCAGAAGGATAAGCATTTTCATCCCATCTACTAT AGCATATCATCAGAAGATGTATACCACTATCTGAGGGATGTGATTTTCTCAGACATTGTCACTCAGGACTAG